In Bacillus sp. DX3.1, the following proteins share a genomic window:
- a CDS encoding cysteine hydrolase family protein — translation MKTALLLVDIQNDYFPNGKMELRSAVEASEYASQLLQYFRETNQPIFHIQHVSTKESATFFLPNTEGVHIHENVRPLRDETVILKHYPNSFRETTLLEQLQQIDIEKVIICGMMTHMCIDATVRAAFDFGFSCTVVHDACATKDLIFKNATIPAVYIHNTILASLNDVYADVMSTEEFLNLERTI, via the coding sequence ATGAAAACAGCCCTTTTACTCGTCGATATTCAAAACGACTATTTTCCAAACGGAAAGATGGAACTACGTAGTGCAGTAGAAGCTAGCGAATATGCAAGTCAACTTCTTCAATATTTTCGAGAAACAAATCAACCAATTTTCCATATCCAGCATGTATCTACAAAAGAAAGTGCTACATTTTTCCTTCCTAATACAGAAGGTGTCCATATTCATGAGAATGTTCGTCCTTTACGAGATGAAACAGTCATTCTAAAACACTATCCAAATAGTTTTCGAGAAACAACATTACTGGAGCAATTGCAACAAATTGACATTGAAAAGGTCATTATATGCGGTATGATGACTCACATGTGTATTGATGCCACAGTAAGGGCTGCGTTTGATTTTGGCTTTAGTTGTACTGTTGTACATGATGCGTGTGCAACAAAAGATCTTATATTTAAAAATGCAACGATTCCTGCTGTGTATATTCACAATACAATTTTGGCAAGTTTAAATGACGTATATGCGGATGTTATGAGTACAGAAGAATTTTTGAATCTTGAAAGGACTATATAA
- a CDS encoding methionine ABC transporter ATP-binding protein, producing MISFESVSKVYESGGQSVHAVDDVTLTVEKGEIFGIIGFSGAGKSTLLRLVNMLERPTSGTILIDEKDITSLSTKELRQLRQRIGMIFQGFNLFKSRTVYGNIAYPLRLAKLSKKEIKERVNELLKFVGLEDKADYYPEQLSGGQKQRVGIARALATSPDILICDEATSALDPETTTEILNLLKKVNREYNVTILLITHEMQVVKEICHRVAVMEKGKVIEEGILFDVFTKPKTKITKNFVRSIINDHLPESVLAKIQNGGLIYRLTFTGEATGQPVLSYIAKNYNVDVNVLYGNIIELQGVLFGNLLVELKGEQKEIQKVLQHLRLQVQLKEVESHAS from the coding sequence ATGATTTCATTTGAGAGCGTAAGTAAAGTGTATGAGTCAGGAGGTCAATCGGTTCATGCAGTAGACGATGTAACATTAACAGTGGAAAAGGGTGAGATTTTCGGCATTATTGGTTTTAGCGGTGCTGGGAAAAGTACACTGTTACGCTTAGTAAATATGCTAGAACGCCCAACATCGGGAACGATTTTAATTGATGAAAAAGATATCACGTCATTATCAACAAAAGAGCTACGTCAGCTAAGACAGCGAATCGGGATGATTTTCCAAGGTTTTAATTTATTCAAATCTAGAACAGTGTATGGAAATATTGCTTATCCACTGAGGTTAGCGAAGTTGTCAAAGAAAGAAATAAAAGAGCGCGTAAATGAGCTATTGAAGTTTGTCGGATTAGAAGATAAAGCTGACTACTATCCAGAACAATTATCAGGTGGACAGAAACAACGTGTAGGGATTGCAAGAGCACTTGCAACATCACCAGATATTCTCATTTGCGATGAAGCAACATCTGCTTTGGATCCAGAAACGACAACAGAAATTTTGAATCTATTAAAGAAGGTAAATCGAGAATATAATGTAACGATTCTTCTTATTACACACGAGATGCAGGTTGTGAAAGAAATTTGTCACCGCGTGGCCGTTATGGAAAAAGGGAAAGTAATTGAAGAAGGAATACTGTTCGATGTGTTTACAAAACCAAAAACAAAAATAACAAAAAACTTCGTGCGTTCTATTATTAACGATCACTTACCAGAAAGTGTCCTTGCTAAAATTCAAAATGGTGGATTGATCTATCGTTTAACATTTACTGGTGAGGCGACGGGACAGCCGGTGTTATCTTATATCGCGAAAAATTATAATGTTGATGTAAATGTACTCTATGGAAATATCATTGAATTACAAGGTGTTTTATTTGGAAATCTCCTCGTAGAACTAAAAGGGGAGCAAAAAGAAATTCAAAAAGTGCTACAACATCTACGATTACAAGTGCAACTGAAGGAGGTTGAAAGTCATGCGAGTTGA
- a CDS encoding methionine ABC transporter permease, which produces MRVDWSIFWPRILDATGDTLLMVIVTLIFAIILGIPLGLLLYVTRKGNFLENKLVFSILNIIINTIRPVPFIIFLVALSPLTRTVIGTTIGTAAAIFPMTLVASIGIARMVETNLISVPKGIIEAAQAMGASPLRIVFEILVPEALAPLILGVTFMTVGLIEFSAVAGLVGGGGLGDLAMTYGYQRFDTSVMFVTVVLLIILVQIAQNLGNYFAKVFLHRS; this is translated from the coding sequence ATGCGAGTTGATTGGAGTATATTTTGGCCCCGTATTTTAGATGCGACAGGGGATACACTCTTAATGGTAATTGTCACCCTTATATTCGCTATAATTCTGGGTATACCTCTAGGTTTGCTTTTATATGTGACGAGAAAAGGGAACTTTTTAGAAAATAAACTGGTCTTTTCTATTCTTAATATTATTATTAACACGATTCGTCCGGTACCATTTATCATCTTTTTAGTCGCTCTTAGTCCGTTGACACGTACTGTTATCGGAACGACAATCGGCACAGCCGCTGCTATCTTTCCGATGACGCTAGTAGCTTCTATTGGGATTGCAAGGATGGTAGAAACAAATTTGATTTCTGTTCCAAAAGGTATTATTGAGGCGGCACAAGCGATGGGGGCATCACCGCTGCGAATTGTTTTTGAGATTCTGGTTCCAGAAGCGTTAGCTCCATTAATTTTAGGTGTTACGTTTATGACAGTTGGTTTAATTGAATTTTCGGCAGTTGCTGGTCTTGTTGGCGGTGGCGGTCTGGGTGATTTGGCAATGACGTATGGTTATCAACGTTTTGATACTTCCGTTATGTTCGTGACAGTTGTATTACTTATTATTCTTGTACAAATTGCACAAAACTTAGGAAACTATTTTGCAAAGGTCTTTTTACACAGATCATAA
- a CDS encoding MetQ/NlpA family ABC transporter substrate-binding protein: MKKILAFVLSAIVGISLLSGCGADAKEKVVRVGVTGTDGDSWSILQKKAEKEGIKIKLVEFSDYTTPNKALADGDIDLNSFQHIAFLEQFKKEHKLDITAIGTTQIAPMGLFSEKYKKPSDIPNGSEIAIPNDPTNQARALKLLDTAGLLKLKKDFGLFGDPSGIAENPKELKITPVIAQQTPRVLKDVAASVINNGVAGQAGLNPAKDPIFLEDPNNENAKPYINIFAARTKDKNDPTLQKVIELYHSEEVTEAVKKETKDGAISVDLSLEELEKIVK, translated from the coding sequence ATGAAAAAAATATTAGCATTTGTATTGTCAGCGATTGTGGGGATTTCACTTTTAAGTGGTTGCGGAGCTGATGCAAAAGAGAAAGTGGTTCGCGTCGGTGTAACAGGAACGGATGGAGATTCATGGAGTATTTTACAGAAGAAAGCTGAAAAAGAAGGAATTAAAATTAAGCTTGTGGAGTTCTCTGATTATACAACACCAAATAAAGCATTGGCTGACGGAGATATTGATTTGAACTCATTCCAACATATTGCTTTTTTAGAGCAATTTAAAAAAGAGCATAAGTTAGATATTACAGCAATTGGTACAACGCAAATTGCACCAATGGGATTGTTCTCTGAAAAATATAAGAAGCCAAGTGATATTCCAAATGGCTCAGAAATTGCAATTCCAAATGACCCAACAAACCAAGCGCGTGCATTAAAACTCCTTGATACAGCAGGATTATTAAAATTGAAAAAGGATTTTGGTCTGTTTGGTGACCCAAGTGGCATCGCTGAAAATCCGAAAGAGTTAAAAATTACACCGGTAATTGCACAGCAAACACCGCGTGTATTAAAAGACGTAGCAGCTTCTGTTATTAACAATGGTGTTGCGGGTCAAGCTGGTTTAAATCCAGCGAAGGATCCTATTTTCTTAGAAGATCCAAATAATGAGAATGCGAAGCCATATATTAATATCTTTGCAGCTCGCACGAAAGATAAAAACGATCCAACGCTCCAAAAAGTTATTGAATTGTATCATTCAGAAGAAGTGACAGAAGCCGTTAAAAAAGAAACAAAAGATGGTGCAATTTCAGTAGATCTTTCACTGGAAGAGTTAGAGAAAATCGTAAAATAA
- a CDS encoding HXXEE domain-containing protein translates to MFKTPRSKNMATDIIIWCIPLFFLIHNLEEANQMPQYLANQFSINFISNHQFIIAICILTAIVLLFIILYQLQIISSIYWIIFIQGAIFLNAVQHIVLLLIYRSYNPGTISAFIIVLFSFYLFSLVKIQKRKLALTLFFSLLSYPIIIWITLFSASFFT, encoded by the coding sequence TTGTTTAAAACACCTAGAAGTAAAAATATGGCCACCGATATTATAATTTGGTGTATTCCCTTATTCTTTTTAATTCACAATCTTGAAGAAGCTAACCAAATGCCACAGTATCTTGCTAATCAATTCTCTATCAATTTCATAAGTAATCATCAATTTATAATAGCGATTTGTATATTAACAGCCATTGTTCTACTCTTCATTATCCTATATCAACTTCAAATTATATCTTCTATTTACTGGATTATTTTCATACAAGGAGCTATTTTCTTGAACGCGGTTCAACATATTGTTTTACTTTTAATTTACCGTTCTTACAATCCTGGGACAATATCAGCATTTATAATTGTACTGTTTTCCTTCTACTTATTCTCCTTAGTAAAAATTCAAAAAAGGAAATTGGCCCTTACACTGTTTTTTAGTTTACTTTCCTATCCAATTATTATTTGGATTACCTTATTTTCAGCTAGTTTCTTTACTTAA
- a CDS encoding DUF3926 domain-containing protein, whose translation MREDLLRKIIRTKIEVGMYIIHELPTPIGQQAKKVINILQEELSSCIEEKTQSTESNLKSITIE comes from the coding sequence ATGCGTGAAGACTTACTACGAAAAATCATTCGGACGAAGATTGAGGTTGGGATGTATATCATACATGAATTACCTACTCCCATTGGGCAACAAGCTAAAAAGGTGATCAACATTTTACAAGAAGAGCTTTCTTCTTGTATAGAAGAAAAAACACAGTCTACAGAAAGTAACTTAAAGAGCATTACGATTGAATAA
- a CDS encoding ArsA family ATPase — protein MRIILYTGKGGVGKTSISAATAIQSAKQGLKTLVMSTDPAHSLGDSFGIKLSSEPQEIRENLWAQEINTIYEMEKGWGKLQKYITLLFTSKAADDITTEELTMFPGMEDLISLLRVLDYYKQSSYDVIIIDCAPTGETLAMLSFPDMLGWWMEKLFPIKRKILKIARPVAQPLLGIPLPTDDVMGELTNTLEQLGEMRDILSNREVTSIRVVVNPEKMVIKEAQRSFTYLNLYDYNVDAVMINRVIPHTVTDPYFQAWKDAQKKYKTLIQDSFQPLPIYEAPMFEQEVVGLSMLERVGDALFKNDPDPTAVKFNGRTQYVTKDGDEYIFVLSIPFSDKNELALNQKGDELIIRAGSVKRNITLPKTLTHLSIQGAKFEGDVLNIRFGGVVHA, from the coding sequence ATGAGAATTATTTTATACACAGGTAAAGGCGGCGTAGGAAAAACAAGTATTTCAGCAGCAACAGCAATCCAAAGTGCAAAACAAGGTTTAAAAACATTAGTGATGAGTACAGATCCTGCACATAGTTTAGGAGATTCATTTGGCATTAAGCTATCTTCTGAACCGCAAGAAATTCGCGAAAACTTATGGGCACAAGAAATTAATACGATTTATGAAATGGAAAAAGGCTGGGGCAAGCTGCAAAAATATATTACGTTACTATTCACCTCAAAAGCTGCTGACGATATTACAACCGAAGAACTAACAATGTTCCCAGGTATGGAAGATTTAATTAGCTTACTGCGTGTATTAGATTACTATAAACAAAGCTCATACGATGTTATCATTATTGACTGTGCACCAACTGGAGAAACACTTGCCATGTTAAGTTTTCCTGATATGCTCGGCTGGTGGATGGAAAAACTATTCCCGATTAAACGAAAAATATTAAAAATTGCGCGACCTGTTGCACAGCCGCTTCTTGGAATCCCGCTTCCTACCGATGATGTAATGGGTGAACTAACAAATACACTTGAACAGCTCGGTGAAATGAGAGATATTTTATCAAACCGGGAAGTAACAAGTATTCGCGTTGTTGTAAATCCAGAAAAAATGGTCATTAAAGAAGCACAGCGCAGTTTTACGTATTTAAATTTATATGATTACAACGTTGATGCGGTCATGATCAATCGTGTGATCCCTCATACAGTTACCGATCCTTACTTCCAAGCATGGAAAGATGCACAAAAAAAATATAAAACATTGATTCAAGATAGCTTTCAGCCACTTCCTATTTATGAAGCACCCATGTTCGAGCAAGAAGTCGTCGGTTTATCGATGCTGGAGCGTGTTGGAGATGCCTTGTTCAAAAATGATCCCGATCCAACTGCTGTAAAATTTAACGGACGGACGCAATATGTAACAAAGGACGGAGACGAGTACATTTTTGTACTTTCTATCCCATTCTCTGATAAAAATGAACTAGCTTTAAATCAAAAAGGTGATGAACTCATCATTCGCGCTGGCTCTGTCAAACGAAACATTACATTACCGAAAACATTAACGCATTTATCCATTCAAGGTGCAAAATTTGAAGGGGATGTACTAAACATTCGGTTCGGAGGTGTTGTACATGCGTGA
- a CDS encoding MarR family transcriptional regulator — MLQYEHFLDLLLDNARKLFYPEEWVSLDLSLSKTEVFCLLWMERNTDITMTKITELLDIPMSTTTGVVNRLVKKGYIERYRNESDRRIVLIRLTETGIQLVQEVKQNAAHYFNLVTEALSEEEKAFLLQIFQKIMNHIATSQQKQEEKLPSPKMKNIPIE; from the coding sequence TTGTTGCAATATGAACATTTTTTAGACTTACTGCTAGATAACGCTAGGAAGCTTTTCTATCCAGAAGAATGGGTCAGCCTTGATTTATCACTTTCGAAAACAGAAGTATTCTGCCTGCTATGGATGGAGCGAAATACAGACATTACGATGACTAAAATTACGGAACTTCTTGATATTCCAATGAGTACAACGACAGGTGTCGTTAATCGCCTTGTTAAAAAAGGGTATATTGAGCGCTATCGTAATGAAAGTGATCGACGTATTGTATTGATTCGTCTAACAGAAACAGGAATACAGCTTGTCCAGGAAGTGAAACAAAATGCTGCTCATTACTTTAACCTTGTGACCGAAGCATTATCAGAAGAAGAAAAAGCATTTTTACTGCAAATCTTCCAAAAGATTATGAATCACATTGCTACGTCACAACAAAAGCAAGAAGAAAAGCTTCCCTCACCTAAAATGAAAAACATTCCGATTGAATAA
- a CDS encoding YiaA/YiaB family inner membrane protein translates to MRRRNTQAFTFLAWTSFVCALSGMLIGIYTLDETLSVKGYYLIGTLFLTMSCFVLQKTIRDNEEDNEHLPKKEPVDKS, encoded by the coding sequence ATGAGAAGGAGAAATACCCAAGCGTTCACATTTTTAGCATGGACTTCTTTTGTTTGTGCACTTTCCGGTATGTTAATTGGTATTTATACATTAGATGAAACACTTAGTGTAAAAGGATATTATTTAATCGGAACGTTATTTTTAACAATGTCTTGTTTTGTATTACAAAAAACAATTCGTGATAATGAGGAAGATAATGAACATCTTCCTAAAAAAGAACCAGTGGATAAATCATAA
- the gatC gene encoding Asp-tRNA(Asn)/Glu-tRNA(Gln) amidotransferase subunit GatC, whose protein sequence is MSRISVENVKHVAHLARLAITDQEAEKFQKQLDAIVTFAEQLNELDTTGVKPTTHVLDMKNIMREDVPEKGLPVEEVLKNAPDHKDNQIRVPAVLE, encoded by the coding sequence GTGTCAAGAATTTCCGTTGAAAATGTAAAGCATGTTGCGCATTTAGCACGTCTTGCAATTACAGATCAAGAAGCAGAAAAATTCCAAAAGCAACTCGATGCAATTGTTACATTTGCTGAGCAGTTAAATGAATTAGATACAACAGGTGTTAAACCAACAACTCATGTATTAGATATGAAAAATATTATGCGTGAAGATGTACCAGAAAAAGGTTTACCAGTTGAAGAAGTATTAAAAAATGCACCGGATCACAAAGATAATCAAATCCGTGTTCCAGCAGTATTAGAATAG